The window CTGAGATTTGACAGGCCCATTTCCAAGTGATTTGCAGTGGTTACGGGCagtaaagagagagaaagattgagacagaaagagagagagagaggggaaaaaggaaaaggcctAAGAGGCCCCAAGGAAGATGAGAGGCAGTTATTCAATGCTGGGCTTGACCAAGTACCCGCTGAAGGTGATGTACACATCAACATCATCACTGTAAATGGCATTCTCCCGCTCCCGCTTGTAGAGCCTCACCCAGATCTCATCATtttcctggagctccagcatgagGCTCTGGCTCTGCATGATGCTGCGGTCACTGGGTTGGGCATACAGGATGACCGCCTCTTCTTCGTTGTGCATGATGTGCATGTAGGTCTCCTTGAAGTTCCAGGTGTGGACATTGAGGCTGAAATAGTAAAGTCCACCCACCGAGCAGTAGAACTTGCCATTGAACATGTCGAAGTGGCTGTAGAGGTTGACAAAGACAGTGTCAAAGATCAAGACCTGGAAGCCCTCGCTGCTGTGCAGCGCTTTCTTGCGACCGACAGAGAATGCAGCGTACTGATGCTTGCAGGGGTCTCCCGCTGTGCCCATCTGTCCTTTACTGCCTTTCTGGCCCTGGGCGCCCCGCTCGCCTCGTGGTCCTTCTTTGCCCCATTTCCCTGGCATCCCAGGCTCTCCCCGatctcctttctctcctgcaggaggaagcagaggaCACAACTCAGTGTGATTCCAGAAGATGTGGAAGTGGTGGTGAGAAGGCCTAATGAGGAGGCAGAGGATTGCACACAAATGGGGCAATGCCCGAAGGAACACTTTGAGGGTCTCAATACCTCTGCTCCTCATGGGAAAGGAGCTAGCGGAGCTCTGGGAGTGACTGGAGTCTCTTCCCCAATGAATCCCCTGCTCACCAAATGATACGGCTCTGCTGGACGCACCAGGACCTCTCCCTAGGAGACTTCAGCCTCAGAGGGAGCCCAGCAATCCAAAGTACCACTTGACCTCTTCTTCGTCTCCCACATTCCTTTCCCTCCAGTGCAGCCTGGCCCTCCCACACACATCTCCTGTGACCCAATTATCCACACAGGATGCACACCGGCCTTGCTGTAGGCTGTGGAAGGGGAAGAACTGCTGACACCCGTGGGGCAATATGATTAGGGAGGGACAATAGGGTGGGTCAGAGGGAAAAGATCCAAGCTGGACTGGGCAGAGGGAGCACTGCAACTTAGAGGGATGGTACTTTCACAACACTGGGATGCTTTGAGCATCTTGTCTAATTAATACTGCAGTTCTAACCTGGGCTGTGTGCACTGTCCATCACACACTTGGGCAGGCATCAATACAGAGAGAGACCGGCACCAGAATGTACTTTCTGTATACAGAGAAGAAATGGGACTCAGAGCAGCCTCCAGTGACAGCATTCAAAATCTGTATCttgttcttttcctcctctccatccactgcATGGTATTGAAGGTCCCCCTGTGACACCCCACTCTAGTCTAGGCCTCTATCTGCCCTTCTGAGCTTTGATGGACTGCAGCTTCTTTCAGGCAGAGCATCCGCTGAGTTAACCCAGACAAACCACAGAGCTACAAGGTGTGTGGCAGCATCCAGCTGGGAACAGGCTTTTGCCCACAGCAAAGGCTAAAAGGGGAGTCCTGAAGGGAGGAGCTGATCTAAAATAGGGAACCCTTTCCCGTTAGCCAAGCCAGCCACTGCAGGGTGGAATGAGCTCCAGTTGAACCTGGAGGTGCTCGCAAATAACTGCTGCTTCCCTTtgtcctcctccctctcccaaaTATGACCCACAGAGATGGAGGTTTCCCCACAACCTGGGTGCCAATGCTCTCAAAACGTGCTTATTTTGCAGATGATAAGGACTGTTCCTTCCCTCAGGCACTACAGTGAATCTGAGACAAGGAATGTGTCCTCCCAGCTTGGCAAGAGGCTGTCAGTGCCACTCCTGTGCTAGCAAGGAGGAAGAGTTAGCAGCAGGCAGCATCCTGAGACACAGAGATCACAGCAGAGGTACTCACTGACTTCCATCCCTCCAGGCTACTCTTCATCACAGCACAAAACATCTAaaccctgggcacagggagtgTGGTCACTTATCCTCCAGGATGGCACAACCAGCATGCCAGCAATCCAGCTGTCACCTCCCCTGCAATGCCATCAGTCCCTGAGCTGGTCTTGGCATCCGGGGCAAAGACTTACCCTTCAGAATGGTGATGTTGATATAGGGACGGACCTCTGGCACTGGGTAGGGAAAGTGGTGGtggctgggagggactggtgGGGTATCTGTGGAAGAGTCCAGTGAGTCACAACAGCGCTTGCAAGCACCAGGGCCTGGTTCTGTGAGGTTGGGTTCATCAGCGGGTGCCCCAAACACAacaagagggagaaaaaggaaggtCAGGGATGTGCGCAGGTAGGTTATGTCCATGGTGACCTGGGAAGATATGAGGAAGTGCCAAGAGTGAGGTATAGGAAGGGGGAGAACATAAGGGATGGAACAGAGATCACGATAAAACATCTTTCTGTGGCTGGAGCCAGGGGTGGGATGAAATGGCATTGTCCTGTGGAGGGAGCTTACATGCTTGTTCAAGGCTGCAATCTGAGCAGCAACCGCATGGCCCAAGAGGGTGCCCCACGCCCTTGTGCCCAGGCCAGTGGAGACTcggtgctggccctgggagaAGGCTTGATGCTGACTAGGCAAACCATTAAAGCCACTAGAATATTCAGTCCCCAGGCTGGGATAGAGGAAGGAGACAGAATCATAGATTTGTTAAGACTGAAAAAGACCTCTAGGGTCATTGAGTTCAGCCTCAACAGTTCTTTAGCAAAAGCATGCTCTGGTAGGCTGCTCAATCTGTGAGAAGCACTGTAAAAAATGTCCCCAGCCCTCCTATCACTGCATATCAACTCTTTATAGGAATctaaccccaaaatccccatgtCCCAGATGGAGCCTGGCCCACATCTCTCGGCAGAGATGCCTCTTCTCCTGTGGGCTGGGAACTTAACTTCAGCCCCCTCCGTTCCCCCACCAAATCCCACCGGTCCCGCCGGCTCGGTCCCCTCCCACCCATGCCCAGTGGGCTCTCAGGCAaaccccagcaccccccaggGGCACTCCCAGCTCCCCAGCTCAGCCTTTGGGCAGACCCGAGGGGAGCTGCTTCGCTGCCGACGGTGAAGGATGTGAAGCTCTGCAGCTTGCGGAGAAGCTTTGCTTACGAAAGACAGACACGCCGAGCAGCCGAGAAAGCCCCTCTCGCAGCCTGTGCCccccatcctgctgcctgccccccagcacagcacagctgctcaccTCCGGGGCCCAAGGCTCCCCTCCTCGCTTCCCAGCCCCTGCTCGCCGGctcccctctgcctgcagggCAGGCCCCTGGGCCCATGGCTTTAAGGAAGCCGGCTCTTGGCACAGGCACTGCTCAGCGCTGGCTGGGTGCGCAAGCTAGGCTTGGACCggctccctcccctctcctctccctccttctccctccctggCTTTGGGTGCTCTCCATCCTAAACCGGCTTGGGTTTCAGCGTCTTTTTAACTCTTTCCTAGGAAGTGCCTTTTCCTTGTACGTGTTGTTCgttttggttttattctctGCCTTTTCACTTCCAGCCAGGAAAAATTGCAGGCAGCACAGACTGTGCCCTGTGCAAGGGGTGGACAGCAGCGGGGCAGTGTGCCACCCTTGGCATCTCAGCATGGACAAGGTAAGGTGCATTGGTGCAAGAGACAGACTTTCCTTCAGGCAGGATGCTACAGGAATCTGCCCTCAGTCCTTGGCACATGGGACAGTCCCTTGTCCCATGCTTGAGTCCTTCACTTGGCCACACTCtctccccagctgtgcctgacCCACTCATAGTCCCCAAACTTCATCTTTCATTCTCTCCTGCATTGTTTTTCCTGCACGTCACTGTGGCCTCCTGCCCCAGGCATGATATTTctagcaggagcagctgccaacTGGGAGAGGCAtcagtttttttccctctctggtCATCCCCTCTGCCTGGGCAGAGCCCCAAGCCTTGTGCTTCAGCACGTGTCATCCCCTGGTCATGTCCCCTGTTTAGGTCCCAGGCCGAGCATTTTGGATGGGAGGGGTGTGCCTGGTCtgaagcagagcctggctgctgggagctgcctgccagcaAAACTGGGGATCTGGAAACAAACCCTGGCTCTGACCATTGTCCCCAGCTTGGCGCCAAGCTGACAAGCTTGTGCCTTTGGGGTATGCACAATGTGGCTGCACCAGAACATTGGAATGAAGGGCATTTGGGGGGGAGAAGAACGCAGGGTGCAAGAGATGGGAGATTTTTCTCACACTGTGGAGTCTGTTGGGAAGAGGATTAGAAGATTCTACCCTGAACCAAAACTGACCTGGGTATTTATACCCTGGGTATGTGGGGGTGTGTTCACATATGGATCTTTGGGAGGCAGAAGGAAGGATGGACAActtctctgctctgcaggagTCAGAAATGCCAAGTCAGCGGTGTGCCTCCTGTAATTTCCAGTAGGAGCTGCAGAAGGCTCCAAGGTTTCTGAGGGGAATAAGGTTTTGAGcgtgtctgtgtgtgctgggacttttttctttccctgtttccctTCTCCCATTTGTTTGGTTTAGGAATGGGAGGCCCCGCTTCCCAGAGAGTGGCTGGCGTTTGGCAGGACCCCAGAACCACTGGAGAAGCAAGCGGAAAACTCTGGGAAAATATGTACTGTGAGCTgtggggggaagggaggaatGGGGGCTGGGAGGCCTGGAGATATTCTCAGGCTGCCTGTCAGCCTGGAGCTCAATGAACATGGAGTGAACATGCCTTCCAGCTGGGGCAGGAAGAGGACAGAGAAATTCACTGCTGAGTGCATGAGCTCCTCAAAGGGCTCCAGCACTGATGTGCAATGAAGTCCACTGCAAGTTGCCCACGTTcatctgtgcctcagtttccccttttAAGAGCAGGGGGGGAAGGTTAGGGCAATACTTCTTGCTAATGGAGCCTTAGCAGCTGACAGAAGAGGGCTTTTGTGATCAGTCATGTTGTCtactcctggctgctgctggtgggaaTTTTGGCAGCTGACAGTACTATTAGAGGCAAGTAAATTTTCTGGGGTGCATGAAAACTTAGAGACTGATACTGAAGACAAAGCTCTTCTCTGTCCCAAAAAAGCTCCTGCAGTGCCTCTCTCAGGTTTTCCTGCCTGGCTTATTTCCAAACATGACACTACCCACTTTTGCAGTTCTTGGCCTTTTTCCTGGCCTCTTCCACCCTTCCAAGGGAAACAGGTAGGAGGGAGGCCATTGTCCTCATTTCCATCTGCACTCCTGAGCTGCTCACAGCCAAGCAGATGTTCTTCACAGGGGACCTCATCAGCTGGGGCCTTTGCCTGTGCCTCATCTGACTGCAAGAACAGCTCACAGTGGGGAGGAAGCAGGACTTTATATTTAATGTCTCATCTGGGCTGAATAGGGACATGCCAagagccagaaaacaaagatgtGCTCTGGTGGCATTGCCCAGCTGGGCAGAAGTTTATGCCATTTGTTAGGGTGATATTGCCCTGCTCCCTGAAGGGAACAGTGTGTACCAGAAATATTTTGCCAGGGCAGCCACATTTGCAGgagattttgagaattttatcCAGTAAACCTGTGCCagccatattttaaaatgcagttcaAGCCTGAGGGCACCTTGTGTGCCCAACGATCTTCGCTCTCCCTCATCACACACTTTGCCTTggaggcagcccagggaagCACTGTCCAGATCATACTGCAACTATCCCTGCTCAAAAGCAGctgtttcctcctcctcctccatttcctctcttttcctatACCCACCCCAACACTGACAAAGTAGGGGGACAAAGACTGTCTCTACCTCAGTGGCTGCATCCATACTATTACCCCTCCCTACCAGAGGTATGGAGAAGGAAATTGATGTTCTCTCTTCTCTGTAGCCCCTGTGTACAGCTCAGCTCCCCTGTGACACATGTAAATCATCTGTCCtgttgcacacacacacacacacacacacacacacacacacacacacacacacacacacacacacacaaacataaaCAATCAGCCCTCACAGCTCCTCCCTCACCAAACCTCCAGAGCTAAGGTATCATTTTCACCAAGAGGCAGAgccccttctcttccccttcctgactgcttctcctcctccaccaCAGCTGCCTTTCCTTCCCCGTGCTCCCCACTCCTCTGTCCCTAATCTTCAAGGGCATCACAAGCTGGGAGGGGAAGCGGAGCACCTCTTACCTCCGCTCCCCTCTGCAGGGGTCCCACGCTGAGTTATCTGTATCCTGtatcctcagctgctcctggttaGCAGCGCGGGAGGGAGGGCCGGCAGGGCCCAGCTGACTCCAGCCAGATGCTCGCCAAGTGCTCTTATGTAATTACTGTCTTTTCCATCCTGCCTCCAAGGCCTTTGTGAGTGCCTCCCCTCCTGCTCCGGCCCGTGTCAGGCTtggctctccctccctctctcccttcttccctcccttcctccctcccttcttccaCCCACCCTGCACGGCATCACAATTTGCTCAGCTCAACAGCTGATTCCTTCTGGAAGCAAAGTTCAGGCTTTTGGCTACTGCTGTTACTACCCTTGGAGAGAGAGCTCACATGTGTTTcaagagctgggaagggatgagcagcactgctctgcactTGTCTCCTCTCCAtcacagcctggctgctcctgggtaCCTTTGCCTGGCCCTTCCATAGTGCCTGTAAGTGGGGAGGAGGGTACACCTGAGACATGGAAAGGTGGTAATGCAGATTTTTGCTTCAGTAAGTTGTGGTGCCCTCAGGTTATCCTGTAACAGCAGCTGTCACTCTGCTGTACCAGGATCACTGATCATCTCTGGCCAGGCAGCAGAAGAGGCTGGGAAGAGTaggtgacctttaaaggtcccttcaaGCCCAAActagtctgtgattctgtggttagATGAATCTTTTACAGCCTGTGGACTCCACGTCTGTGCACAGGGCTTGTGCAACAGCCAGCTCCTGTTACTCAAGAGCACCAGCATGGTACAAAGTTACTGGCTTAGAATGCTTTCTACGTCTCGAAGGACCAGCAGACCTATTAGATGCCAGCTGCGTGGCTACATTTCTCTTTAGACTTCTGCCCATGTGGGGCCTAGACCAAGCAGAAACAACACGTTCCCTGGCTTTAtgcaggctgctgctgagttTGAAGGCACTTCTGCCAGAAGGGAtttctgctgtgtgctgcttgGCGGCCTGGCCTGTCTCACACAGAGATCAAGGCCTGGCAAagtctctgcttttttttttttttttttttttttttttttttttttcccttgctgtgCATTGCTGAAATGCCACgtggctgaggagcagctggaagagcCCTTCACCTGCACTCACTGCTTGAGCAAAGCTGTTGTTGGCAGTCTCCAATAGTGAGTGTGAAAGTGCGAGCTTGTCTCCTACTTTCCAGTGCCCCCACAGCCAGTCCCTGTGTGACACAGCTGAGCAGGGAGGGTACCAGACACTGGCTGACAAGCTGTACCAGCTGGAGATGCCTCACAGCATCACCCAGGCTGCCCCTCTCCCCATCAGCAGCTTTTCCAACTTGAGTGTCCCATCTCTTACCCTCGCCTTGTGACCCTGCCTATGAGACCAAGGAACTGCATTGGtatccaccccaaaatctgtcATATGACTACAAGGACTATCCCTACTGCAACCAGAAAGAGTTTTCTGCCATGTGAACATCTAGATCCGGCAGCTTGGCTGGGTGGGAGATTCCAGGTGACACCGTAGCCTGTTTGAACCAGTTCTTAAAAATAACCTTTGGGCAAGCCTGCTGCCTTCTGCTTCTCTGTATCTGCATGCCCCTGACGGCGCCCTCCTCCCATCCACTCCTGTGAAGACCCAGAAAATATTACTCTTTTGTCGTCCTCTCCTATGCACACCCCTAGACCTGCCCGTATCACTTATCAACAGTAGATCACTACTCAGGGCATATCAGCTCTCAGAAGGAGTGCTGAGAAAGGTGCACAGCGGTTTGGGTGAGAAAACTTTCTTCAGAGATACCCATGAGCTTTCTCACCAAAGAAACAAGCACTTTGTGGAAGGGGGATGGGCTGGCAGGGCATGAGTGGACAGGTGGATGGGCAAGGAAGATGGTGTTTAAGAGCTCACAAACTCTTGGATCTGTGTGGGGTGCTTTCTACTAAGGGAACCAGACTGACATgacagaattatagaatcacagggtggtttgggttggaaaggactttcaAGATCATGTAattccaagccccctgccatAAGCAGGGACATGTTCCAGTAGATGAGGTTGCTCAAagcct is drawn from Poecile atricapillus isolate bPoeAtr1 chromosome W, bPoeAtr1.hap1, whole genome shotgun sequence and contains these coding sequences:
- the LOC131592487 gene encoding complement C1q tumor necrosis factor-related protein 6-like; this translates as MDITYLRTSLTFLFLPLVVFGAPADEPNLTEPGPGACKRCCDSLDSSTDTPPVPPSHHHFPYPVPEVRPYINITILKGEKGDRGEPGMPGKWGKEGPRGERGAQGQKGSKGQMGTAGDPCKHQYAAFSVGRKKALHSSEGFQVLIFDTVFVNLYSHFDMFNGKFYCSVGGLYYFSLNVHTWNFKETYMHIMHNEEEAVILYAQPSDRSIMQSQSLMLELQENDEIWVRLYKRERENAIYSDDVDVYITFSGYLVKPSIE